From the Elusimicrobiota bacterium genome, the window ACTTTATGATGAGTTTCGTTCGAGAAATCTCAGTTATGAAATAAATATACTTTTAAAAAATATATTAATTCAATTTGCTGTAACGATAATCCTTATTTTTCTAATTAAAGAAATTCAATTCTCCCGTTTATTTGTTTTATACTATATTTTTAACTTATTGGCTCTTCTCATAATACAAAAATTATTTTTAAATTTTCTTTTAATCCTACTTCGTCTTAAAGGTAGGAACTTACGTTCCATTCTAATAATCGGTGCTGGTGAAGTAGGAATGCGTTTCTTTGATTCAATTAAAGAAAATCCCCAGTTCGGTTATAAAGTAGTAGGATTTCTAGATGATTTTGAGATTCCTATGTCTGAGGATCTCTATCTCGGTTCTGTTAATTCTCTCAATAAAATATTACTTGAAAAAGAGATTGATAATGTAATTGTCGCACTTCCTAATTATGCTTCAGAAAAGATTCATCATGTTATTAATATCTGCGAAAGAAACGGTAAAGTTGTCCGCGTCATACCAGATTATTTCAGATTTGCTTCGTCACGATATAGTGTTTCCATGTTCGGGCAGTTTCCAGTTATTGCTGTCAAAGAAGAAAAAATTGATACCTATTTTTGGCGTTTAGTTAAAAGAGTTTTTGATATTGCATTCAGTTCGATAGTTATAATCATATTACTTTTATGGCTTTTTCCAGTAGTTGCTTTACTCATTATAGCTGATACCAGGGGTCCAGTTATATTTAAACAGGAAAGATGGGGTAGGAATAATAAGAAATTTATAGTTTATAAATTCCGTACAATGCGGTGTGAATCTAAAGATATAGACGCTAACGGTAAATTTTGCCAGGCAACTCAAAATGATTCTCGTATAACAAAACTTGGGAGATTTCTTCGTAAAACAAATATTGATGAATTGTTACAGTTTATTAATGTATTAAAAGGTGAAATGTCCGTAGTTGGTCCCAGACCACATCCAACTCCACTCAATATGGAATCTTTATATAAAATAGATTACTATCTAAAACGTCATTTCGTCAAACCAGGCATTACCGGCTGGGCGCAAGTCCA encodes:
- a CDS encoding undecaprenyl-phosphate glucose phosphotransferase encodes the protein MVTNRTYLYFFRQFIDYICIIISFFLAKHLSTEGIEHVYNNSANEILLLLLLLLTWYFSTNTSKLYDEFRSRNLSYEINILLKNILIQFAVTIILIFLIKEIQFSRLFVLYYIFNLLALLIIQKLFLNFLLILLRLKGRNLRSILIIGAGEVGMRFFDSIKENPQFGYKVVGFLDDFEIPMSEDLYLGSVNSLNKILLEKEIDNVIVALPNYASEKIHHVINICERNGKVVRVIPDYFRFASSRYSVSMFGQFPVIAVKEEKIDTYFWRLVKRVFDIAFSSIVIIILLLWLFPVVALLIIADTRGPVIFKQERWGRNNKKFIVYKFRTMRCESKDIDANGKFCQATQNDSRITKLGRFLRKTNIDELLQFINVLKGEMSVVGPRPHPTPLNMESLYKIDYYLKRHFVKPGITGWAQVHGLRGETSDIALMEKRVEYDLWYIENWSLLLDIQIVFMTIWNMLKGDPNAY